The proteins below come from a single Conger conger chromosome 10, fConCon1.1, whole genome shotgun sequence genomic window:
- the cep15 gene encoding centrosomal protein 15 kDa produces MRLKCRLSPLIRATFAIVISVKFTFSILANCEDLCGMESHLTHEMELSKKYEEILKKRTSLLQEMESLNEKHKNKKKQQAMDSEAAVKRNAELLHDLQKIENHLKTRSLPHPEIVSLETRYWASVEEKIPEWEPFLLGRGPTPVRDGDKSHRKTRRKKGSSQDSPPTHTVTSLPPRSNPKTGT; encoded by the exons atgaggttaaagtgcagactatcaCCTTTAATTCGGGCAACTTTTGCCATTGTAATTTCTGTTAAATTCACCTTTTCCATTTTAGCAAATTGTGAAGATTTATGTGGAATGGAATCCCATTTGACTCATGAAATGGAACTAAGCaagaaatatgaagaaat TTTGAAGAAGAGGACCTCTTTACTTCAAGAGATGGAGAGTCTAAACGAGAagcataaaaataagaaaaagcaACAAGCCATGGATTCCGAGGCTGCGGTTAAAAGAAATGCTGAACTTCTTCAT GACTTGCAGAAAATTGAAAATCACTTGAAAACAAGATCTCTCCCTCACCCTGAAATTGTCAGTCTGGAG ACCCGTTACTGGGCCTCTGTGGAGGAGAAGATTCCGGAATGGGAGCCATTCTTGCTGGGGAGGGGGCCCACTCCAGTGCGAGATGGGGACAAATCACATAGGAAGACAAGGAGGAAGAAAGGATCATCTCAGGacagcccccccacacacactgtgaccaGTTTGCCTCCTCGCTCCAACccaaaaactggaacatga